A genome region from Chelonia mydas isolate rCheMyd1 chromosome 12, rCheMyd1.pri.v2, whole genome shotgun sequence includes the following:
- the PDCD5 gene encoding programmed cell death protein 5, which yields MADEELEALRKQRLTELQAKHGDPSGDPTQQETKQREAEMRNSILAQVLDQAARARLSNLALVKPEKAKAVENYLIQMARFGQLGGKVSEQGLIEILEKVSQQTEKKTTVKFNRRKVLDSDEEDDDD from the exons ATGGCGGACGAGGAGCTGGAGGCGCTCCGCAAGCAGCGGCTGACTGAGCTGCAGGCTAAGCATGGG GACCCTTCTGGTGATCCAACGCAACAAGAAACCAAACAGAG GGAGGCAGAGATGAGAAATAGCATTTTAGCTCAAGTGCTCGATCAAGCAGCTCGTGCCAGAT TAAGCAATTTAGCACTTGTGAAGCCAGAAAAGGCAAAAGCTGTAGAAAATTACCTTATACAGATGGCAAGATTTGGACAGCTAGGTGGGAAG GTATCAGAACAAGGGCTGATAGAAATACTTGAAAAAGTGAGccagcaaacagaaaagaaaacaacagTAAAG TTCAACAGAAGAAAAGTACTGGATTCTGAtgaagaggatgatgatgattaa